TTTCTCTATAATACCGTCCGTCTATCAAAATACGCCGGGGTGGTGGAAAGCGGTAATAGGCAACGCCGAAATGCATCTTGGACTGGATCTCCAGGGAGGCGTTTATCTAGTAGAAAAAGTAGAAACCGGAAAAGCCGTGAAAGAAAAATTATACAAAGATTATGCCG
This DNA window, taken from Candidatus Acidulodesulfobacterium acidiphilum, encodes the following:
- a CDS encoding protein translocase subunit SecD; the encoded protein is MKPVKTRVILISVLILISVFSIIPSVYQNTPGWWKAVIGNAEMHLGLDLQGGVYLVEKVETGKAVKEKLYKDYA